Sequence from the Blochmannia endosymbiont of Colobopsis nipponica genome:
TATATGTATTATATTTTAGATTTGATATATGTTAATAGATGCATTTGATGTTTTATTTACAAAAATTGTTTTTTATTTAATTAGTTTAAGATTAATTTATTGGGTTCAATAGGTTATATTTTGTTGTATGTAGAATTTTATTTTTATATACATAGTGGAGTTAATAATGAAATTACCAATATATTTTGATTATGCTGCTACCACTCCAATGGATGGCAGAGTATTGGAAAAAATGAAAAAATATTTTACATTAGATGGTGTTTTTGGTAATCCAGCATCTAGGTCACATTATTATGGTTGGCAAGCCGAGGAATCTGTTGATTTTGCGCGTAATCAGGTAGCCACCTTAATAGGTGCGGATTCACGTGAGATTATTTTTACTTCAGGAGCAACTGAATCAAATAATTTGGCAATTAAAGGGGTATCCGAGATTTTTTATAAGGATAAGAAGAAAAAATGTCACATCATCACCAGTCTAACTGAACATAAATCAGTTTTGGATACTTGTCAATATTTAGAAAATCAAGGTGTTAAAATTACACGTTTGATCCCGCAAAAAGATGGTTTGATATCTTTGAAAGATTTACATAATGCTTTTCGCGATGAGACTATCTTGGTATCAATTATGCATGTGAATAATGAAATTGGCGTTATTCAAAATATTAAGGAGATTGGTAATTTATGTCATCGTTATAATATTTTATTCCACGTGGATGCTGCTCAAAGCGTTGGTAAATTATTTATTAATTTGGCATTTTTACCGGTGGATTTAATGTCTTTTAGCGCTCATAAAATTTATGGACCGAAGGGTATAGGTTGTTTGTATATACGCAGGAATTCAGCTGTTGTTGTTCGAACGCAAATACATGGTGGAGGACATGAGCGTGGCATGCGATCTGGTACTTTGCCTGTACATCAGATTATAGGCATGGGTGAAGCATGCCATATTTTATTGAATGAAATGATGGTTGAGACAACTCGTTTGCGTAAATTACAAAATTGTTTATGGAAAGAGCTTCGAAAAATTGATGGTATAACATTGAACGGGAATTTACAGTATATGATTCCGACTTTATTAAATATTAGTTTTTCTCAGTTTGATGGTCATTCATTAATTGCAACTTTGAAAGATATTGCAGTCTCGTCTGGTTCTGCTTGTATTTCTAGTAACCTTGAACCTTCTTATGTATTAAAAGCATTAGGATTAAGCGATAGTTTAGCTTCTAGTTCAATTAGAATTTCGTTAGGAAGATTTACTACAAAAGAAGATATAGATTATGCAATCCAACATATAAAAAATGCTGTTGCTAGTTTACGTGAAGTTAATAGTTTAAATTTATTTATTTAAAATTATTATGTAAGATAATTTTAAATAAATTTTTTTTGATTTGTTAAATAACTGAATGTTTAAGTTTTAGTTATTTAATATGATTTTAATTGTAGTTAGTTCTTGACTGATATATATGTATTGGCCAAACTATCTATTTGGATTGTTATGTTTTTGAATATTTATTTTAATTTAAAACTAGTCATCCTTTAATATAATAGTTTTATTCGTTAAAGATTAGTAATAGATTATAAATATTGAATTTGGCTATATTATGAGTGTTATTTTGGAATTATTAGAATTGTTTATTATGATTTAGTTATTTTAGACAAGAGTATGTTTAATTAAAATGCAATATTTATTTTTTGTAGTTTTGAGTGTTTAAATGAGGTATGTAGATGAATATGAAAATAGAACGTACTTTTTCTATTATTAAACCTGATGCATTTTCTAAAAACATTGTTGGTAAGATCATTAGTCGTTTAGAAGATAATAATTTTGTCATTGTTGCTTTTAAAATGATATGGCTAACTTTAAAACAGGCTGAATATTTTTACTTCGAACATAAATATAAGAGTTTTTTCAATAATTTAATTAATTTTATGATTTCTGGTCCGTTACTGGTACAAGTTTTAGAAGGAGAAGATATTATAAGTCGTTATCGAAAGATAATAGGTAATACAGATCCAGCTAATGCATCTCTTGGTACTTTGCGTGCTGATTTTGCTGATAATATAATGCGAAACATAGTGCATGGTTCTGATTCTAAAGATTCTGCTGTACGAGAAATTTCTTATTTTTTTAGTGACATTGAAATTTATACTCGTAATTGATAGTAAAATATATTAATTGGTTAATTTTAAAGTTTATTTTAATGATTTTTATTAAAAAAAAAGTTAATTTACTTGATTTGAATCGTGAAAAGTTACATTCTTTTTTAGTGACTTTAGGAGAACAATCTTTTCGAGTTAATCAAATAATGAAATGGATTTACCATTATTATTGTGATGATTTTGATATAATGATTAATATCAAAAAATCTTTACGTGATAAATTAAAAATGATTGCTGAAATTCGTCCTCCTGATGTTATTGAGGGATATTGTTCTTCTGATGGAACTTTGAAATGGATAATGCGAGTTGGAACGCAACAAGTTGAGACGGTTTTAATTCCTGAAGTTAATCGTTTAACTCTGTGTATTTCTTCTCAAGTTGGATGTAAATTGCGATGTAGTTTTTGTTCTACAGGTAAACAAGGGTTCAATCGTAATTTGCTTGTATCAGAAATTGTTGGTCAATTATGGAATATAGGTAAGATGATTAAGGATAAGAAAATTATTTGTCGTTCTTCTATAACTAATGTAGTTTTTATGGGTATGGGAGAGCCTTTATTAAATATTAATAATGTTGCTTCAGCTATAGAAATTATGTTAGATGCTTTTGGCTTTGGTTTATCTAAGAGACATGTAGTTGTTTCTACTTCTGGTGTAGTATCTGGGTTGGACAAATTTATTAATATGATTGATGTAGCTTTAGCTATTTCTCTTCATGCACCTAATGACGTGATACGTAGTAAACTTATGCCTGTTAATGATAAATACAACATTAATGATCTTTTGTTATCTGTTCGTCGTTATTTATTTAAATCTAAAGCTGCTCATGGTAAAATTATGATAGAATATGTTATGTTAAATCGCGTTAACGATTGCGTGAAACATGCGCATGAATTGGCGAATCGTTTATTAAATATTCCTTGTAAAATTAATTTGATCCCATGGAATAATGTTCCAGGCATTTCTTATACGTGTAGTTCTATTTCGCGTATTAATCGTTTTGCTAAAATTTTGATTGGATATGGTTTAGTTGCTGTTATTCGTAAGATTAGAGGCATTGATATTAATGCAGCTTGTGGGCAATTGACAGGAAAGTTACGTATGATTCCGGTGTATCAGATTGTAAATATTATTAGTTATTATTTTTTAGTATTTGTTTCTGTAATAGTAGTTTTTGTTGATTTTATTTCGTTTTTGTAAAATTGCGTTGTAATTAAATAGTTATTTTATTTAGCTATTGTAAATCTAGTTGTAGGTTACTTATTTTGAAGTATTTTATTTCATAAAAATTATTTTTTTGTTGCTACAATCAGGTAATAATTAATAGAGTAGTTGATGCAGTACGATAATAATCAAAAACAGGAAATAATTAATGTAGGAGAACGTTTACGAAATGCTCGTGAGAGTATGGGTCTAAGTCAGCAGGCTGTTGCTGATAGATTGTATTTAAAGATTTCTACTATTAGAGGAATTGAGAAAAATTATGTTCATCCAAATGTTGCATTAATATTTTTTCATGGATATATTCGTTCCTATGCTAAATTAGTGCATATTTCTGAAAAAGAGATAATGTGTATGTTATCTCATCAGAAAACACCGATTATGTCTTTAAAGCTGATGAAGCATCGTATTGTTTCTTCAGAAAAAATAGGTTTGTTCAAATATCGTTGGTTAATACGGATTATTTGGTCTATTTTTTTTATATTTATTGGATTGGTATTTATTTATTTATGGCATATTTATCAGGTAAATCAACAGAATAATATTATTAATAATCATGAGCAATTTTTTGATTATTTTAAGAATAATAAAGAATAATAAGTAAATATTTATAGGTAATTTGTTGTCATTTGAGAGGAAGTTTGAGTTCTTTTGTTTGAGATCGCATGAATGTTATTTTAATTAATTAATGTGAATAAATAATGCAGAAATTTTTAAATATTGCTCGAAGGAAATCAAAACGAATTTATGTTGGTAAAGTTCCAATTGGTGGTGGAGCTCCTATAACTGTACAATCAATGTTGAATACTTGTACTACAGATATTGAATCTACTATAAGACAGATTCGTACGTTAGAAAGTTTAGGAGTTGATATTGTACGCATTGCAGTACCTACTTTGGAGGCGGCAGAAGCCTTTAAAATTATTAAACAACAAGTTACGGTACCTTTGATAGCGGATATTCATTTTGATTATCGTATTGCATTAAAAGTAGCTGAATATGGAGCGGATTGTTTGCGAATTAATCCGGGTAATATTGGTAATATAACTCGTATTAGTTCGGTAGTAGAATCTGCAAAAGATAGAAATATTCCAATACGTATTGGTGTAAATGCTGGTTCACTTGAAAGAGATTTGCAAAAAAAATTTGCAGGACCTACATTAGATGCTTTATTGGCATCTGCTATGCGTCATGTTGATATTTTAGATAAATTAAATTTTGATCAATTTAAGGTAAGTATTAAGTCAACTGATGTGTTTTTGACTATAGAAGCGTATAGAAGGTTAGCTACTGAAATTGATCAGCCACTGCATTTAGGATTAACTGAGGCGGGCGGTTTTCGTAGTGGAACTGTGAAATCTTCAATTGCTTTAGGATTATTATTAATGGAGGGTATCGGAGATACTTTAAGAATATCATTAGCTGCTGATCCTATGGAAGAAGTAAAGGTTGCTTATGATATACTTAGATCATTACGTATTCGTTCACGAGGTATTAATTTTATTGCATGTCCAACTTGTTCTCGTCAAGAATTTGATGTTATAAAGACAGTGAATGTTCTTGAAGAAAAATTGCAAGATGTTATAACTCCAATGGATATTTCAATTATTGGTTGTGTTGTTAATGGTCCTGGAGAAGCAATGCTTTCTACTATTGGGGTGGCAGGTGGTCGTGATACTAGTGCTTTTTATGAAGATGGGGTGCGACAAAAGCAACGTTTTGATAATGCATCCTTAATTGATCAACTAGAGATTCAAATTCGAAAAAAAGCAAAGTTAATAGAAGAACGGAATATTATTAAAACTCGTGTAATAGAATAATATCTTGAATATAAGAAATGTGCAAATATGATAACTAATGACATAATTAGATCGATACGAGGAATGTATGATTGTTTACCAAAAGATACGTTTTTATGGCGATATATTGAGGATACTATTAAAGATATTTTAATTACTTATGGTTATAACGAAATTAGGTTACCTATTTTAGAGCAGACTTCTTTATTTAATCGTGCTATAGGTGAAGGAACGGATGTAGTAACAAAGGAAATGTATAGTTTTTTAGACCGTAATGGTATTAGTTTAACATTACGTCCTGAAGGAACAGCTGGGTGTGTACGTGCGGGAATAGAGCATGGTTTATTTTTAAATAGAGAACAGCGTCTGTGGTATATAGGTCCAATGTTTCGATATGAACGTCCGCAATTGGGGCGTTATCGTCAATTCCATCAATTAAATGTTGAAGTTTTTGGCCAACAAGGACCTGATATTGATTTTGAATTGATTATGATGACTTATCGTTGGTGGCGTATATTAGGGATTGATGATCATGTATCTTTAGAGTTAAATTCTATTGGTTCTTTAAAAACTAGATTTTTTTATCGTAAGCTATTAGTTGATTTTTTGACGCCATATTTAAATAATCTTGATAGTGATGCTTTGCGTTGTTTTTATTCTAATCCTATACGTTTATTAGATACGAAAAATATTAATTTACGAAATTTACTTAATGATGCTCCATCACTTTTAGATTATTTAGATGAAAATTCGCGGATTCATTTTT
This genomic interval carries:
- a CDS encoding IscS subfamily cysteine desulfurase — encoded protein: MKLPIYFDYAATTPMDGRVLEKMKKYFTLDGVFGNPASRSHYYGWQAEESVDFARNQVATLIGADSREIIFTSGATESNNLAIKGVSEIFYKDKKKKCHIITSLTEHKSVLDTCQYLENQGVKITRLIPQKDGLISLKDLHNAFRDETILVSIMHVNNEIGVIQNIKEIGNLCHRYNILFHVDAAQSVGKLFINLAFLPVDLMSFSAHKIYGPKGIGCLYIRRNSAVVVRTQIHGGGHERGMRSGTLPVHQIIGMGEACHILLNEMMVETTRLRKLQNCLWKELRKIDGITLNGNLQYMIPTLLNISFSQFDGHSLIATLKDIAVSSGSACISSNLEPSYVLKALGLSDSLASSSIRISLGRFTTKEDIDYAIQHIKNAVASLREVNSLNLFI
- the hisS gene encoding histidine--tRNA ligase, which produces MITNDIIRSIRGMYDCLPKDTFLWRYIEDTIKDILITYGYNEIRLPILEQTSLFNRAIGEGTDVVTKEMYSFLDRNGISLTLRPEGTAGCVRAGIEHGLFLNREQRLWYIGPMFRYERPQLGRYRQFHQLNVEVFGQQGPDIDFELIMMTYRWWRILGIDDHVSLELNSIGSLKTRFFYRKLLVDFLTPYLNNLDSDALRCFYSNPIRLLDTKNINLRNLLNDAPSLLDYLDENSRIHFSKLCQLLDFTDIKYKINPRLVRGLDYYNNTVFEWITDSLGSHETVCAGGRYDALVEQLGGKKTPAIGFALGLERLFLLLSKVKAIPVMNVFSRLDIYLMSLNELMKVKVILLAESIRDTLPSLRIIVNHGGGSLKKQFSRANKLGARVALVVGEKECLINSILIKNLDSGEQEILEENDLMIRLRSIFKL
- the ispG gene encoding flavodoxin-dependent (E)-4-hydroxy-3-methylbut-2-enyl-diphosphate synthase, giving the protein MQKFLNIARRKSKRIYVGKVPIGGGAPITVQSMLNTCTTDIESTIRQIRTLESLGVDIVRIAVPTLEAAEAFKIIKQQVTVPLIADIHFDYRIALKVAEYGADCLRINPGNIGNITRISSVVESAKDRNIPIRIGVNAGSLERDLQKKFAGPTLDALLASAMRHVDILDKLNFDQFKVSIKSTDVFLTIEAYRRLATEIDQPLHLGLTEAGGFRSGTVKSSIALGLLLMEGIGDTLRISLAADPMEEVKVAYDILRSLRIRSRGINFIACPTCSRQEFDVIKTVNVLEEKLQDVITPMDISIIGCVVNGPGEAMLSTIGVAGGRDTSAFYEDGVRQKQRFDNASLIDQLEIQIRKKAKLIEERNIIKTRVIE
- the ndk gene encoding nucleoside-diphosphate kinase gives rise to the protein MKIERTFSIIKPDAFSKNIVGKIISRLEDNNFVIVAFKMIWLTLKQAEYFYFEHKYKSFFNNLINFMISGPLLVQVLEGEDIISRYRKIIGNTDPANASLGTLRADFADNIMRNIVHGSDSKDSAVREISYFFSDIEIYTRN
- a CDS encoding helix-turn-helix domain-containing protein, translating into MQYDNNQKQEIINVGERLRNARESMGLSQQAVADRLYLKISTIRGIEKNYVHPNVALIFFHGYIRSYAKLVHISEKEIMCMLSHQKTPIMSLKLMKHRIVSSEKIGLFKYRWLIRIIWSIFFIFIGLVFIYLWHIYQVNQQNNIINNHEQFFDYFKNNKE
- the rlmN gene encoding 23S rRNA (adenine(2503)-C(2))-methyltransferase RlmN, yielding MIFIKKKVNLLDLNREKLHSFLVTLGEQSFRVNQIMKWIYHYYCDDFDIMINIKKSLRDKLKMIAEIRPPDVIEGYCSSDGTLKWIMRVGTQQVETVLIPEVNRLTLCISSQVGCKLRCSFCSTGKQGFNRNLLVSEIVGQLWNIGKMIKDKKIICRSSITNVVFMGMGEPLLNINNVASAIEIMLDAFGFGLSKRHVVVSTSGVVSGLDKFINMIDVALAISLHAPNDVIRSKLMPVNDKYNINDLLLSVRRYLFKSKAAHGKIMIEYVMLNRVNDCVKHAHELANRLLNIPCKINLIPWNNVPGISYTCSSISRINRFAKILIGYGLVAVIRKIRGIDINAACGQLTGKLRMIPVYQIVNIISYYFLVFVSVIVVFVDFISFL